In the Zingiber officinale cultivar Zhangliang chromosome 5A, Zo_v1.1, whole genome shotgun sequence genome, GCATTCTCCTCTGGGAATTGCAGTTGGCTTCGGCATTCTGCACAGGGAGACATAAAGATGAAAGGGACGTGAGCAGGCTGCAAATTATCACTGACCAAGGAGACTCAGTTGATTTTTGGTACAGTAAATAATTTTATGTTAGAAAGAAAGGGAATTTTACGTTGAGGCTCTGCATTGATGGTTGTCGAGGACGACTTGAGGCCCGACTTGAGGCACGAACGAAAGATCAAAGCCTTTAACAACTTATTGGGCCTCTATATTAGGCCTCAATAAAGCCCAAATAAAGTCGTTAACAATAGGAAGTCCTTTTCTCCGTTTCCGGCCATCTTCGCTAGCCCTAAGCCGCGCCTTCGTCGGCGCCATGGGGAACACGGAGAAGCTGATGAACCAGATCTTTGAGCTCAAGTTCACCTCCAAGAGTCTGCAGAGGCAGGCGCGCAAGTGCGAGAAGGAGGAGAAGTCCGAGAAGCTCAAGGTGAAGAAGGCGATCGAGAAGGGGAACATGGACGGCGCCAGGATCTACGCGGAGAATGCCATCCGGAAGCGCACGGAGCAGATGAATTACCTCCGCCTCTCATCCCGGCTTGACGCCGTGGTCGCACGGCTCGATACGCAGGCCAAGATGCAGGTCATCGGGAAGTCGATGGGGTCGATCGTCAAGGCTCTCGACTCCTCCCTTGCCTCCGGAAACCTACAGAAGATGTCCGAGACCATGGACCAGTTCGAGCGCCAGTTCGTCAACATGGAGGTCCAGGCGGAGTTCATGGAGGGCGCCATGGCTGGCTCTACCAGTCTCTCCACTCCCGAGTCAGAGGTCAACAGCCTCATGCAGCAGGTTGCTGATGACTACGGTCTTGAGGTTTCCGTAGGTCTCCCTCAAGCTGCGTCGCATGCCATCCCTTCTGCCAAGGAGAAGGAACCGGTGAATGAGGACGATCTTTCGAGGCGCTTGGCAGAGCTGAAGGCGAGGGGTTAGCTCCTCTCAAGGTgactctttgattttgtataattTATCTTTCTCCTTATTTGTCAACGAAAGTCAAAACAGGGGATCTATATTGAGGAATGAACATTGTTTCCCAATGCTTGCTATACTATATATTTTGTTCAATTGACCATTTTATAATTAGTGTAAGATTACAATAAACAATTGTCATGTTGCTGTTAATGCCCAGTTCCATAGGACCTGTATCTGGAGGTTGAAAGAAAGAGTCGAGTCAGCTTCCTTAATTAGCGGTTGAAGATGGTTATCTCAGTCAATCTAGTTTCTCACATTTAATTTATACTAATATGATACTTAGCTGCCTATATAGAGCAACTTATGGTGACTTCCCTTGCAACCTGTATTGAATTCTATGATAATTGAAGGCTGATGTAGATGAGTTAGGTTGATCTTCAAGATTTTTTTGAAACTTTACTAGGAATTATCATATCAACGAATGCTTTTACCTACATTTACTTAGTGACATACTACTAATAGTTACATCTCAATGATTAAACCATTATCATTTGATATCCTATTAATTTGAAATATCTCCATTGTTGCTGGCGTCACACTCAATTTGCTCTTGCCCACCTCACTGCCAATTTTGCTGCTGTTTGCGTAAAAACAACTTTATTGTTGCCTAATGCATGACAGCTCAATTTGTAAAGTTTTCCACTCTATACAATCGTTGCCTGTAGAGTGTGTAGCTTGAGATAGAAGTTTGTGCAGGAGAGGAGTTTACATAGAAGTGTTTCGCGAATGAGTTTGCTTCTTTGTAGAGGAGTTTGCTTGGAGAGGAGCCTGTGGTTTTTGTTGAGAAATTTTAGgacaattattattatttttaatattctgAGTGTTTTTTCCCATTTTCCTTGGCATGCACTTGATTTTGCAGCACCTGGTATTAAACACTTAGTCAGGTGGTGCATGTCTAATAGTGCCGACCTACCTAGGTGTGGTGGTGTTCAGGCTGCACCTAGTCTTGCCTAGGTGCACACACAAGCAATTACTCAAGTGGCCTTTAAAAATATTGCCctgaaaagaaagagagaaaacaaGGGAGCAATAGCTTGTAGGACATTGATATTTCAACAGCAATACTTGCAGTGGACACTTGACACCTCTATTTGTATAAGTTTTCTGAAATAATATTATCAGAAACTTAGATCCAATGATTAGATACTTGTGCCAAAGTTCTAGTAACATATTTAGTGAGTGGGGTCAAAATGTCATTCAAGTCACTATTGAAAGGCAGAATAAATTGGATCTGGGCTTGTTCTTTAGTGAGTAGAGAAATATAAAATCTCGCGACTTTTCTCTGACTATACAGATTTCTATTCTATTTTTAGTTGTGTTCTTCAGATGAATTCTTCAACAAACTGCTCTTCTGCTAGTTTATTGAAAAGATTGCAAACAGGTCCCTTGAAAATTATCCTTAACCACGAGCTAATCCTTTTCACTAACAACAAACCAATCTATTAAATTATGTTTACCCTCGGAGGAGCTTCATGTCACAGAGGTTAAACATAAAGCAGTTAGtctaagtatgaaaataatgATGTATCTGGCGAAGATGTGTTAGTTAGTACAAGTTTCAAGATCCTTGCGTCACTCTGATGCAGATATGTCAATTCAGTTTTCATATTACTTGCCCTACAAATTCGGGTTAAGTTCTATCCATCTTCGTTTTTATTGTTATTTAGAGTATTCTACTTTTATGGGCATTGCATATTCTTTGCTATAAGTTGGTAAAGTGATTATTATTTCCATAGTTTGCATGAGCTCTGTCTGTCTTATTTGCGAGACACTTTATTGATtgctttttctttcatttcaggTGTCGGAAAAATCTTGTTGAAACCACTATAAGTGCATCGTCTATGCTATTATTCTCGGTGTCTGCCAATAATGCTTCATAGCCGTGTAGCATACATGTGTAACAACAATCAATTATCAATTCCATTACATATTTGAACTGGGAAAATCAAACAGACTGTTTTCAGAGCTTATGATGGATCTATAATACACTTGTTGAAACTTGTGGTGGGTCCACCAAATTGATTGAAGCTTTGGTGCTTTCTCCAGACCAACTTAACAACACTTGAGATTCAACAATGGTGAAGTGCTTTTGTTGCTTGCTGCATGAATAAGTAGGATATCAAATCAGTTTGATCAGTGGTTTAGAGGATGACTGTAAAAACTTGCTCTTTGACTTCCTAATTGCCTTAAATTGAAATAAGTGTTAAATCAAGTTAAATTATGAGGTTGGTTGGTGATGTAATTTATGTCCTAATTGGTTGATCCAGCCACCATCCATGACTTGACGGCACCAACTTATGCTGATCTCACCACCATTAACTGGTTCATGTCCATTAGGAAGCCAACAAATGTGAGCAATTTACTTTTGCATGGAGACAAGGATTAAATAAAGGGAAATTGTCTAATTATCTTCATCACCTTTTGATAAAGGGCTCTAATTTGACTAGCAATAGTCATTCTTGTCCCTCAAATAATTGGATAAAAACAGAAACCTTATAAGAAGATTATCGTTTTGgcttaatctatttgtttttaatgacttttttttttttttgcttttgtgTTATTGTGTGGTTGATTATGCTACCTCATTGATTGAATCAAAAATTTACACTGACATTATAAGATTTTGATCGAATGAGTTTATTTAGTTTCCCATTTTTGTGTTATTTTTGGTAGTAGAAGAAGAACACCCAAAGTGTTTGTTGAAATGCCTGAAGGAGGCGAAGGAGCAAACCTGAGAGCCCAGAGCAGACAGCGGCCTTGACGGGTGTGCCTGCCTGGCTTTGTCGGGTCGGGCGCGGATTGCGCTGGGTGCTTGCCATTTCCACCCGACAAAACTTCGTCTCTTCATTAAATTCGTCATGCATTTCCATGCACGTCACTTAATTTACGGACACAGTTAGTCCCATACATCTTCATCAGCAATCTGCCAATATGATttcaaaaaaaacacacacaagaaattaatgCTCACTCATTCATCCCATAGATTGGCCTCAAAAGGCATTCCAGCTTTTAATGATCTCCGATGTGAATTTTTGTACTCTGCGTTCTGCAACAGTATAaccagaagagaaaaaaaaacaaaagaaagaaagaaaaagttgAGGTTTAcacttctctcctctcctctcctctataTATGCCTTTCTCCTCTCCTCAATTTCCATTCAATTTTCTTCTGTGTTACACTTCTTGTGTGAATACATGGGCTCTCTCTGTTGTCTTCCACAGCTTTCTTGAACTGCATGCTTGCAGATACATTTATGAGTCCGGTTGCAGTTCAATGAAGCTGTGGGAAATCACAGAGATGGTCGAGCAGTTTAATTTTATCCTCTCTTGGATCAATTTAGCTGTCTAATtacttctcgagaccagtgtttTCCTCCCCAGAATACTTCACAGTTCTCTTGCCAAATTAGCATGAAGATTTCTGAATTCAGTTGTTTCCTTTTCTACTTTTTAAAAAGCTGAAAATTGTTCAGATATTAATTCCAATTGATTTATTTTCTACAAATTTTTGGAGTGGGCACCTGGTCCTCCCTCATCATGCAAGGAAAGATGATGCTCTTCATGATGAGATATCAAGTCtggctatttttatttttcttaaaaaataataatttagatatcttttTGTATGGTGATAAAGCTTAATTAATTATATGAGATAATCATGTGTTTTAGAAACACTAAAGTGTATTATTCTGAACAATATACGTTGTATTTGATTACTGATTTATACGTCTACTTCAGCAGCATATTTTTTTCATATCACttctgataattttatttttacccGAAAATCTTCATCCGAATAGCACTGATTTATGTTTtgaatttatatataataataatgtaATCCGAGAGATAAATTGAACAATTTTGACGTCGTTGAGTCAATAGAAAGGTTGGGTTTGATCTTATTGGGCCGCTCAAGGGCCCATTTAAGAAATGAGGATCGGGAAATTTATTCATATGCCGTTGGTTTTTTTTcatattattcttttattttttttatccattGAAATTTTTTCGTGTCCTCCAAGTAATATCTTGGGGAAGACGGTTCtcgatatattatatattattattatttttttttataaactaaaGGCCGAATGATTTGAAAGCATTTAACGCCGTGGCTTTCTGGTAATAAAAGGCGTCGTCAATTGCTCCTTTCCATCGCAAGAGAGGATTCGCCCTCTTCTCTATCGTCTCCTAGGGTTTGCGTTTCCGCCTTCCCCAATCTCACGGCTACCGGATCCCAAATCGAAGGATTTGTCTCGTCCAGTATGAGGCCGACCACCGCCGAGAGAagccagcagcagcagcagcagcatcgCAACGACCGGAGGCCTCGCCCGCATCACCGACCTCCTTATGCCTCTGGTGATCGCCAGGAATGGGTTCCCCGCGGATCCGCCTCCGCTTCTATTCTTCCTACTCCGCCGCCACCTGCAGTCTTCGAACCCGAACCCGCCTACCGACATTGGCACCGCCAGCCTCGGCCGTCTCCACCGGCTTCTGCGGCGGCGAAGCCGACGTCGGAATACGGGCCGGACCTCTCGATGCCGCAGTTGGTGCAGGAGATTCAAGACAAGCTGGCGAATGGGACGGTGGAGTGCATGATTTGCTATGACATGGTGCGGCGATCGGCCGCGATCTGGTCGTGCTCCAGCTGCTACTCAATCTTCCACCTTCACTGCATCCGCAAGTGGGCCCGTTCGCCTACGTCCTCTGATGTCCCGTCCGCCGGCGGTGGGGATGGCGGCAGCGCGGGATGGCGGTGTCCTGGGTGCCAATCGGTGCAATCCATATCTGCCAAGGAGCTATCTTATACTTGCTTCTGTGGCAGCCGACGGGATCCTTCGAATGACCTTTACCTCACTCCCCACTCCTGTGGAGAACCATGCCGAAAATCACTTGATCGGACTGCGCCCAATAAGTTGGCGTCGGATGATGATGGTGGTTACCATTGTCCCCATGTCTGCGTCCTCCAGTGCCACCCTGGGCCGTGCCCACCGTGCAAGGCCTTTGCTCCAGACCGGCCTTGCCCATGTGGCAAGACGGTGATTGTCCGACGATGCTCTGATCAAAAGAGTCCCTTCTCGTGCGGGCAGCAGTGCAATCGTCTCCTTTCTTGCGGCCGCCACCGGTGTGAATTGGTTTGTCACACTGGTCCGTGTAGCCACTGCCGAGTACTTGTTACTACTGTTTGCTTTTGTAAGAAGAAGACTGAGGTTGTTCTTTGTGGTGATATGGCGGTGAAGGGAAACGTAGAAGGTATTCAAGATGGGGTCTTCTCGTGCAATTCTGCCTGTGGTAATATTCTTTCGTGTGGGAACCATTTCTGCCGAGAAAAATGCCATCCTGGGTCTTGTGGAGAGT is a window encoding:
- the LOC121980840 gene encoding ESCRT-related protein CHMP1 — translated: MGNTEKLMNQIFELKFTSKSLQRQARKCEKEEKSEKLKVKKAIEKGNMDGARIYAENAIRKRTEQMNYLRLSSRLDAVVARLDTQAKMQVIGKSMGSIVKALDSSLASGNLQKMSETMDQFERQFVNMEVQAEFMEGAMAGSTSLSTPESEVNSLMQQVADDYGLEVSVGLPQAASHAIPSAKEKEPVNEDDLSRRLAELKARG